A stretch of Octopus bimaculoides isolate UCB-OBI-ISO-001 chromosome 23, ASM119413v2, whole genome shotgun sequence DNA encodes these proteins:
- the LOC128250596 gene encoding centriolar and ciliogenesis-associated protein HYLS1-like produces the protein MDSFEFSEEEIRNELARFGIKDIDQSTLREFREDLLNLMKESSYNSLQNVAKSTTISPSSSNSPVTCPNLSPSSPPEPFSITSPTFTSPAAKNVEDAKSCLTHTGNYCSVNSMDPSSVTVSHNRPQNTAESSEHVAYRSSQLFNSANKVDGHSEMTLSHQYTHTQQPLTNRSETEHEKQENLLRTFTRKNIPQVNSFDNPKNKENAWSRHIAPSSSSSSLSSQESVPKPSQIASIDTEKPPLLNTYVTKRKVSRKGPDGKRYIDEITPTPPRLKKNRKTDPVSRFREFQNYWNLHKPPGENNHNALRWSIKEKIAKHDVIGSRPRKTFVPNNYVIPSQNPRHSLRWQIRTDLAYGVMPTVASYDY, from the exons atggatTCGTTTGAATTTtcagaagaagaaataagaaacgaacTTGCGCGGTTTGGGATTAAGGATATCGACCAGAGTACTTTACGTGAATTTCGAGAAGACCTTCTAAATTTGATGAAAGAAAGTAGTTACAATTCTCTTCAGAATGTTGCTAAATCCACTACAATTTCCCCTTCTTCCAGCAACTCACCTGTCACTTGTCCAAACTTGTCTCCGTCGTCTCCTCCGGAACCCTTTTCTATAACTTCTCCAACGTTCACATCACCAGCTGCCAAGAACGTTGAAGATGCTAAGTCATGTCTAACTCACACAGGTAATTATTGTTCTGTTAATTCCATGGACCCGTCGTCTGTTACCGTTTCTCACAATCGGCCCCAGAATACAGCTGAAAGTTCCGAACACGTTGCTTATAGAAGCTCTCAGTTGTTCAACAGTGCCAATAAGGTAGATGGTCACTCGGAAATGACACTTAgccatcaatacacacacactcaacagcCACTGACTAATCGATCGGAAACAGAACATGAAAAACAGGAGAATCTCCTTCGAACTTTCACCAGAAAAAACATTCCGCAGGTAAATAGTTTTGATAATCCCAAGAACAAAGAAAACGCTTGGTCTCGTCATATTGCACCTTCgtcatcttcctcctccctctcatcacaAGAATCGGTCCCCAAACCATCACAAATCGCTTCCATCGACACCGAAAAACCTCCACTGCTAAACACTTATGTTACCAAGAGGAAGGTCTCCCGCAAAGGCCCCGATGGTAAACGTTATATCGACGAAA TTACTCCAACACCGCCGAGgttgaagaaaaacagaaagacagacccCGTGAGCAGGTTCCGTGAATTTCAGAACTACTGGAACTTGCACAAGCCTCCCGGTGAAAATAATCACAACGCCCTTCGGTGGAGCATTAAAGAGAAAATTGCCAAACACGATGTCATTGGAAGCCGTCCACGGAAAACTTTCGTGCCCAATAATTATGTGATACCCTCACAAAACCCGAGACATTCTCTTCGATGGCAGATACGGACTGATCTTGCCTATGGTGTCATGCCAACCGTTGCCAGTTACGACTACTGA
- the LOC106875488 gene encoding bone morphogenetic protein 7, whose product MTGDIFAYTSHLLCLVLLAYLLCHPPCVWTTRMDDTGFYTDNGLEQSVMVSRIPHRVKKEFQQEILTLMGLHHKPKPRAPGKETSAPRFMIDLYNKLHGSGASGSIEDDDEDEHPHFFSRTLENEMPKLNSSDFHNLLTVICKSPSPKSYPLGLHKIHFLRHERDRTFFFDFGEVSPQETVTGAELRLYKSKDRRGRHTTYRIEVFTIQQGVDEQDKILVPETNHLVSSDFEGWILMNVTNAADSWTIMPASNMGLYLRITDMSTGQELRPNHIGIVGHRGDPDKQAFLVCFFKMSRQLHVRRTRSARRQMDTRTAVSRRDDSQSTWRRTRRYVRPVCQRNTMYVDFEALGWQSWIIAPEGYSAFYCDGDCIFPLGLNMNATNHAIVQLLLHTVKSQTMPKPCCSPTKLSAISVLYFDDNSNVILKKYRSMKVKACGCH is encoded by the exons atgacagGCGACATCTTTGCCTATACCAGTCACTTGTTATGTCTGGTATTGCTGGCTTATTTGCTGTGTCACCCTCCTTGCGTATGGACCACTCGAATGGATGACACGGGCTTCTACACCGACAATGGCCTGGAACAGTCCGTGATGGTCAGCCGGATCCCACATCGTGTGAAGAAGGAATTTCAACAAGAAATACTCACCTTGATGGGATTACACCACAAACCGAAACCGCGAGCTCCCGGTAAGGAGACTTCTGCTCCCCGCTTCATGATCGATCTGTACAATAAGCTGCATGGTTCAGGGGCCAGTGGATccattgaagatgatgatgaggatgaacaTCCCCACTTCTTCAGCAGAACTTTAGAAAATGAAATGCCTAAACTCAACAGTTCTGAT TTCCACAATTTACTCACTGTAATTTGCAAATCTCCCTCACCAAAATCTTACCCTCTTggat TGCACAAAATCCATTTCCTTCGCCATGAAAGGGATCGAACTTTCTTCTTTGACTTTGGAGAAGTGTCCCCACAAGAGACAGTGACAGGGGCCGAACTGAGGTTGTATAAAAGCAAGGACAGACGTGGTCGCCATACAACTTATCGTATTGAGGTGTTTACCATCCAACAGGGAGTTGATGAACA agaCAAGATTTTGGTTCCTGAAACCAATCATTTGGTGTCTTCTGACTTTGAAGGTTGGATCTTAATGAATGTTACCAATGCTGCCGACTCTTGGACCATCATGCCAGCTTCCAATATGGGTCTTTACCTCAGAATCACTGACATGAGCACAG GTCAGGAATTAAGACCCAACCATATCGGTATCGTAGGACATAGAGGAGACCCTGATAAACAGGCGTTTTTGGTCTGCTTTTTCAAGATGAGTCGACAGCTTCATGTACGACGAACACGTTCTGCACGCCGGCAAATGGATACTCGTACAGCAGTCTCACGTCGGGATGATTCTCAGTCAACGTGGAGACGGACAC GACGTTATGTACGACCAGTCTGCCAAAGAAATACAATGTATGTTGACTTTGAAGCTTTAGGTTGGCAG AGTTGGATCATTGCACCTGAGGGTTACTCTGCATTCTACTGCGACGGCGACTGCATATTTCCACTCGGTCTGAATATGAACGCCACAAATCATGCCATTGTACAACTGTTGCTTCACACAGTGAAATCTCAGACAATGCCTAAGCCATGCTGTTCCCCTACCAAACTGAGTGCCATCTCTGTGCTCTACTTTGATGATAATTCCAATGTCATTCTCAAGAAATATCGAAGTATGAAGGTGAAGGCTTGTGGCTGTCACTAG